From the Paucidesulfovibrio longus DSM 6739 genome, the window GAAGCCCTGGTCCATGAGCGTGATCTGCGCCTCGTAGGAGCGCGCTCCGGTGTTGCAGACGAGCACGATGCGCTTGTCGCGGGGCAGCTCGGCAATGCGCTCGGCCAGCTTGCCCTGCGGAATGTTGTGCCATTTCTCCAGGCGTTCCACGTATTGTCCGGCGTCCGCGGCCTCGCGGCAATCCAGGAAGTAGCATTCGCCCTGGTCGGATTCCCAGCATTCGGCGAACTCGTCCGGCAGGATGCCCACGTTGCGGCCTTCGAGCACGTTGTCGGCCACGTTGCCCAGGGAGTTGAGCACGTCCATGGCCGAGGCGAAAGGCGGGGAATAGGCCAGCTCCATGGTGGAAAGGTCGTCCACTGTGGGCTTGCGGGGCAGGAGCGCGGCCACGGCGTTGACGCGGCCGACCATGGCGTCGCCCGAACCGGCGAAGCCCTGGATGCCGAGCACGCGGCGGGTTCCTTTTTCCACCACCAGCTCCAGGGTCATCAGCTCCTTGGTGGGATAGAAATGCGCCCGGTCGAGCTGAATCTGGAAGACGCTGACCGCGTCGAGTCCGGCCCGCCTGGCCGCGGCCAGGGACATGCCCGTGCCCGCCACGGAGGTCTCGAAAAGCTTGACCACGAAGGAGCCCACCGCACCGGGAAAGGTCTTGCCGCGCCCGGCCAGGTTGTCGCCGATGATCCGGCCCTGGCGGTTGGACATGGACCCCAGGGGCAGGAAGAACGGCTGGCCCGAAACGAGGTGCTTGACCACGACGCAGTCGCCGCCCGCAAAGATGTCCGGGTCCGAGGTGCGCATCTGCTCGTCCACGAGGATGCCGCCGCGCTCGCTGCACGCCAGGCCGCAGTCGCGCGCGAGCTTGTCGCTCGGCACGACGCCCGCCGCCAGGATCACGAGATCGGCCTCCAGCTCTCCCGCCGAGGTAACGACCTTGGCGACGCGCTCGCCGCCCTCGGCGGGCTCAATGCGCTGCACGGTTTGTCCGAGCTGGAATTCGACGCCCTGCTCCTCCATGTGCCGCCGGGCCATGCGCGCGATGGTCGGGCTGACGAGTCCGGGCAGGATCTGGTCGGTGATCTCCACCACCGTGGTTTCCACGCCCCACATGTCCGTGAGCGCCTCGGCCATCTCCAGGCCGATGAAGCCAGCGCCCACGATCACGGCCTTGGAAACCTCGCCCCTGGTCACGGCCGCGCGGATCTTCTCCGCATCGTTGAGATCCGCGACCACGTGCACGCCTTCCAGCTCGGCTCCGGGCAGGGGCAGGCGGCGGGGCGAACTGCCCGTGGCGATGACCAGCTTGTCGTAGGAAAGGGTTTCCTGCTCGCCGCTGTCCAGCCGCTCCACGAGCACCTGTTTCTTCTCGCGGTCAATGGACAGGGCACGGGTCCGGGGCTGCATGTCCACCCCTTTGACCTCTTTGAAGAACTTCTCGTCGCGGGTCATGTGGAAGCTGGTGTTGCACAGTTCCTTCACATCCGAGACGTCGCCGGAAACGTAGTAGGGAATGCCGCAGCCGCCATAGGAAAAGCAGCTGTTCTGGTCGATCATGGTCACGGTGGAGCCCGGCTCGAGCCGCTTGAAGCGGCAGGCCGCCTTGGGACCAAGGGCCACCGCGCCGATGATGAGCACGTGTTGAGACATGATTGCGCACCTCGCGTTAGAACTTGAAATCGACGGGGGTATAGCCGGGCGCGCGGTTCTGCGCAACCCGGCTCGCCCTTCCGATGCGAAGGAGCGGCCTATTGGCCGAGAAATTCCCGCAGGGCCGAACCGAGGCGGGACACTCCTTCTTCGATCATTTCTTCGGAAGCGTTGGAGAAGTTCAACCGCAGCGTATTCTCGCCGCGTCCCTCCTCAACGTAGAACGGCTTGCCGGGGACAAAGGCCACCTTGCGCTCCACGGCCTTGTCGATGAGCTTCATGGAGGAATAGCCTTCGGGCAGCGTGACCCAAAGGAACATGCCGCCTTCGGGATCGGAGATGGTCACGCCCTCGGGGAAATGCCGCTGGATGGCGTCCACCATGACCCGGCTCTGCTTGCCGTACCGCTCGCGGATCATGGCGATGTGCGCGTCCATGTCGTAATGCTTGAGCAGCTCGATCATGATCCGCTGGGTCAGGGACGGGGTGTGCAGGTCCGAAGCCTGCTTGACGCGGATGAGCGCGTCGCGCACGCCGCCGCTCGCCACGATCCAGCCGATGCGGAACCCCGGAGTCGCGATCTTGGAGAAGGAGCCCATGAGGATGGAGCGCCCCTTGGTGAAGGTATAGACCGAGGGCAGGTGTTCGCCCTTGAAGCGCAGCTCGCCGTAGGGGTCGTCCTCCACGAAAAGCAGGTCGCGCCGAAGGCAAAGCTCGGCCACGGCCTGCCGCTTTTCCAGGGAATAGGACATGCCCGACGGGTTCTGAAAGTTGGGCACGGCGTAGAAAAGCTTGGCCGGGCCTTGATCGAGCAGGCTTTCCAGCGCGGCGAGATCCGGACCGTCCGTGTGCAGCGGAATGGTCCTGAAGGTCGGCTCGAAAACGGAAAAGGACTGGATTGCGCCGAGATAGGCGGGACGTTCCAGCACCACGGCATCGCCCTTGTCCAGAAAGACCTTGGCCACGAGATCGACGCACTGCTGCGAACCCGTGGTGATCAGGATGTCGTCCGGTTCCAGCCGGAGTCCCATGCGCGTGAAATAGCGCTCGGCGATCCAGGCGCGCAGCTCCGGGTCGCCTTCCGTGGTCGAATACTGGAGCGCGTTCACGGGCTTGTCCGCGAGAGCGCGGCGGGCGGCCTCGGAAATAGCCTCGTAGGGGAAACATTCGGGATTGGGGAGGCCGCCGGCGAACGAGATGATCGAGGGGTCGGCCGTGACCTTGAGGATTTCGCGGATGAAGGAGCGGTGCACGCTGGACATGCGCCGCGCGAATTTGTCTTCCATATTCATCTCCTTGGATCGCGAACGCTACCCCGTCACGATGGCGAAGGCAAGAGGCTCCCGTCCGAGGGAGCGGACAAATTCTGATGAATATGATCAAGGATCATGGGCCGTTCAGCCGTGCGACAGACGGACACGCACGGCGAGGGAACGCTCGTGAAGCAGCAACGCAGAAGGCCGGACACATGCCCGGCCTTCTTGGGGGGTGAGGGAGGTATGCGGAAAGTGCTAGTTGTTGAACTGGTCGCGCAGCCAGGTACGAACCTTGTCGCTGGGGGGATATACGCCCTTCAATCCGCCAACGTGATCCCTGAAGTCTTGGGCAAGCGCCTCGGGCAGCTCCCTGGCCCAAAGCTCTCTGGCCTCTTCGGAATTGCGGCGGATGAGTATGGCCTTCGGCTTCTCGTCCCAGTTGTATACGACGAAATAATTGGAATAATCATCCTTGGACCGCACCGGCTGAAAGCGCGCTCTCCAAGAATTGTTGCCCCATTCCAAATAGAGTGTGACAGCGTCTTCGGGAGTCATGTCCCAGTCGATTTCCAGATTTCGATAGTCTCTCAGGCTTCCCATGTGTTCCTCCTGTTCAGCATCACTTTATATGAATAGTAACTAATACTATCTTATTGTCAAGCAGGATTTTTGCGAAACGCATCACCTCGGCACCCTAACCGGGCTACCTGGTTCAGCGGCCACCATTCCGCACGTCGGGACGCGCCTGCTTTCATGTCGAACGCCAGCGGTGCAAATCGAGCCGAACCATGCGAAGTTCCGCCGGGCCGGCGGTCCGCGCCGGCTGCTGCCTGTCGCGGCAATGCAGAGCTGGAATGCGGCCTGAAAGCCGGGCATCGGCCGGGAACGCATTGAGCATTGCAGCACACGGCAACACACGACAGCACATGGCGGCAAGTGGCGGCACATGGCGGCACATGGCGGCAAATGGCAATAACTGGCCGCAAATGCAGGCAAAAGGCGGCAAATTTCACATCGCGACGCGGCTGGCCTGGAGATTCTCGCTAACAGGAAAGGAAGCCAACCACTTTTTGGCCAACAATGATCAACACTGAACAACAACGAAATAGACAATGCTCCACCCCGCCCGGGCGGGGTGGAGCAACACGGGAGCTGTCAGTGGAGCGAGAGTGTCCGGGCAGGCAGACGCGGTCGCGGCGTGCGGCTGAGTACGGCGGCGGATCGCTGGTGGTGTTCGGCTCGGTCGATGTGCGAGCGTGAAGAAGCGGCGGTGCGGGAACGGGGAACAGGAGCGCCGGATCAGAGAGAGGCGAATGGGAGCGAAATCTGGATCGGTCTATTCCTTTTCAGGAGACCAGTTCGGATCCCGGTACTTGCCGGGATTGTAAATCCGCCAGTCCTGGCCGTCGTCGTATTTTTCGTCGGCGCCGGGAAAGGGGACGTACACGCGACCTTCGTGATTCTTGTCGGTGGCGTTGTCGCGGATGTTGTTGAAGACTTTTTCCATGGTCACTACCTCTTAAAGAAGTATTTCGGCAGGTTGCCCATTGCGGAAGGGGCCAGCGGCATCAACCGCCGGCCCCTGAATGCCCCATTTAATCCGCTGGGTCAAGCTTCGGTTTCGCGTATAATTCGCCCCCGTGGGAATCGTTGACCACAAGTAACGGGAAATCCTTGACCTTCATGGCCCGCACCGCTTCGGGTCCAAGTTCCTCGAAGGCGATGACCTTGGACTGCTCTATGCACTGGGAGAGCAGCGCGCCCGCGCCGCCCGTGGCCCCGAAGTACACGGCCGTGTGGTCCTTGAGCGCCTGCTTGACCGCGTCGTTGCGCTTGCCCTTGCCGATGGAGGCCTTGAGGCCCAGGCTGTGCAGGCGCGGCGCGTAGGTGTCCATGCGGTAGCTCGTGGTCGGACCGGCAGAGCCGATGGGACGGCCCGGAGGCGCGGGGGAAGGCCCCACATAGTAGACCACGGCGCCCTGGAGGGGAAAAGGCGTGTCTTCGCCCTTGTCCAGCAGGTCGATGATGCGCTTGTGCGCGGCGTCGCGGGCGGAGTAGATCACGCCGGAAAGCTTGACCACGTCCCCGGCCTTGAGCTGGGCCACGTCCTCGTCGGTGAGCGGGGTTTGCAGCTTGTATTCCTTCATCAGAGCACGACCTCCTCATGGCGCGCCGAGTGGCACTGCACGTTCACGGCCACGGGCAGGCTGGCGATGTGGCAGGGCTCCAGGGCGATCTTCACGGCCAGGCAGGTGGTCTTGCCGCCCATGCCCATGGGCCCCACGCCGAGCTTGTTCACGGCTTCCAGCAGCTCCTGCTCCAGCTTGGCGACTTCCGGATCGGGATGCACGTCGTCCAGCTCGCGGAACAGGGCGCGCTTGGCGATCTTGGCCGAATGGTCGAAGGAGCCGCCCACCCCGATGCCCAGGATCGTCGGCGGGCAGGGGTTGGGACCGGCCTCGGCCACCCGCTGGATCACGAATTTCTTGATGCCCTCCCAGCCCTGGGCCGGGGAGAGCATGGTCACGCGGGACATGTTTTCGCTGCCGCCGCCCTTGGCCATGTAGATGATCCGCAGCTTGTCGCCGGGCACCACGTCGATGTGGATCACGGCGGGCGTATTGTCGCCGACGTTCTTGCGGGTCAACGGATGGCAGGTGGACTTGCGCAGGTAGCCTTCCTCGTAGCCCTTGCGGACGCCCGCGTTGATGGCTTCCTTGAGGTTGCCCTCCACGAAGACCTCCTCGCCCATCTCCACGAAAAACACGGCCAGCCCGGTGTCCTGACACAGGGGCAGCTTGGTGTTCATGGCCAGGTCGGCGTTTTCCAGAAGCTGCCGGAAGATTTCCTTGGCGGCCGGAGCGTCCTCCTCGGCGTAGGCCGCCTCGAAGGCGCGGCGCACGTCGTCCGGGAGCTTGGTGTTGGCGGAAACGCACATCGCGGCCACGGCCT encodes:
- a CDS encoding FAD-dependent oxidoreductase gives rise to the protein MSQHVLIIGAVALGPKAACRFKRLEPGSTVTMIDQNSCFSYGGCGIPYYVSGDVSDVKELCNTSFHMTRDEKFFKEVKGVDMQPRTRALSIDREKKQVLVERLDSGEQETLSYDKLVIATGSSPRRLPLPGAELEGVHVVADLNDAEKIRAAVTRGEVSKAVIVGAGFIGLEMAEALTDMWGVETTVVEITDQILPGLVSPTIARMARRHMEEQGVEFQLGQTVQRIEPAEGGERVAKVVTSAGELEADLVILAAGVVPSDKLARDCGLACSERGGILVDEQMRTSDPDIFAGGDCVVVKHLVSGQPFFLPLGSMSNRQGRIIGDNLAGRGKTFPGAVGSFVVKLFETSVAGTGMSLAAARRAGLDAVSVFQIQLDRAHFYPTKELMTLELVVEKGTRRVLGIQGFAGSGDAMVGRVNAVAALLPRKPTVDDLSTMELAYSPPFASAMDVLNSLGNVADNVLEGRNVGILPDEFAECWESDQGECYFLDCREAADAGQYVERLEKWHNIPQGKLAERIAELPRDKRIVLVCNTGARSYEAQITLMDQGFADVLNLQGGMAGLKKWGLEL
- a CDS encoding aminotransferase-like domain-containing protein → MEDKFARRMSSVHRSFIREILKVTADPSIISFAGGLPNPECFPYEAISEAARRALADKPVNALQYSTTEGDPELRAWIAERYFTRMGLRLEPDDILITTGSQQCVDLVAKVFLDKGDAVVLERPAYLGAIQSFSVFEPTFRTIPLHTDGPDLAALESLLDQGPAKLFYAVPNFQNPSGMSYSLEKRQAVAELCLRRDLLFVEDDPYGELRFKGEHLPSVYTFTKGRSILMGSFSKIATPGFRIGWIVASGGVRDALIRVKQASDLHTPSLTQRIMIELLKHYDMDAHIAMIRERYGKQSRVMVDAIQRHFPEGVTISDPEGGMFLWVTLPEGYSSMKLIDKAVERKVAFVPGKPFYVEEGRGENTLRLNFSNASEEMIEEGVSRLGSALREFLGQ
- a CDS encoding DVU0772 family protein codes for the protein MGSLRDYRNLEIDWDMTPEDAVTLYLEWGNNSWRARFQPVRSKDDYSNYFVVYNWDEKPKAILIRRNSEEARELWARELPEALAQDFRDHVGGLKGVYPPSDKVRTWLRDQFNN
- a CDS encoding Fe-S-containing hydro-lyase, yielding MKEYKLQTPLTDEDVAQLKAGDVVKLSGVIYSARDAAHKRIIDLLDKGEDTPFPLQGAVVYYVGPSPAPPGRPIGSAGPTTSYRMDTYAPRLHSLGLKASIGKGKRNDAVKQALKDHTAVYFGATGGAGALLSQCIEQSKVIAFEELGPEAVRAMKVKDFPLLVVNDSHGGELYAKPKLDPAD
- a CDS encoding fumarate hydratase → MRKIKTADIVEAVAAMCVSANTKLPDDVRRAFEAAYAEEDAPAAKEIFRQLLENADLAMNTKLPLCQDTGLAVFFVEMGEEVFVEGNLKEAINAGVRKGYEEGYLRKSTCHPLTRKNVGDNTPAVIHIDVVPGDKLRIIYMAKGGGSENMSRVTMLSPAQGWEGIKKFVIQRVAEAGPNPCPPTILGIGVGGSFDHSAKIAKRALFRELDDVHPDPEVAKLEQELLEAVNKLGVGPMGMGGKTTCLAVKIALEPCHIASLPVAVNVQCHSARHEEVVL